A stretch of Lactuca sativa cultivar Salinas chromosome 6, Lsat_Salinas_v11, whole genome shotgun sequence DNA encodes these proteins:
- the LOC111905318 gene encoding kinesin-like protein KIN-7K, chloroplastic — translation MASRQGGIKPRKSTSKYANSPSSSTTSSTKQFHEALGDNLSSPASSARSKLQHGYSESLPLSSERSKENVTVTVRFRPLSPREIRQGEEIAWYADGETIVRNEHTPATAYAYDRVFGPTTTTRHVYDIAAHHVVGGAMEGVNGTIFAYGVTSSGKTHTMHGDQRSPGIIPLTVKDAFSIIQETPSREFLLRVSYLEIYNEVVNDLLNPAGQNLRIREDNQGTFVEGIKEEVVLSPAHALSLIAAGEEHRHVGSTNFNLLSSRSHTIFTLTIESSPCGENGDGGDVNLSQLNLIDLAGSESSKAETTGVRRKEGSYINKSLLTLGTVISKLTDARSAHVPYRDSKLTRLLQSSLSGHGRVSLICTVTPSSSNSEETHNTLKFAHRAKHIEIQTAQNKIIDEKSLIKKYQNEIRLLKEELEHLKSGIVVIPQIKDNTGGDDIFLLKQKLEDGQMKLQSRLEQEEEAKAALLSRIQRLTKLILVSTKSTPASRFSHRPNLRRRHSFGEEELAYLPHRKRDLILEDEDTELYVSLDGSVENNENASKEEKKTKKPGLLNWLKPRKRDSISGASDKSSGAKSMSTPSTPPTDNHLHNLPIESRHSHSLQTETRYSEFSSEARLDEEINNEDAFLQQESSLISIKTIDQIDLLREQQKIFSEEIAIHLSALKRLSPEAASEREFINVEINRLNEQIELKNDQIKLLQDKIANTVDEVEKTRPVSELELEAQLNEKSFQLEVKSGDNRVLQEQLSEKINECEELQNTVNSLKEQLSEINPEKNEKTTLLCEAQALEIEELKHKVSELTESNEQLESRNKKLAEDSSYAKGLASAAAVELKALSEEVAKLMNHNEKLSAELASHKNSPLQRSRPMGSTKNGHGRKDHITNNFRQREVHNNNNNNNNNNNNNNNNNTQAELKRELALRRERELNYEAVLSEKDERELELQRTVEESKQREAYLENELANMWILVAKLKKGDSEESSGGDGFESQRWNGILGKERNLYE, via the exons ATGGCGTCGAGGCAAGGTGGCATAAAACCTCGGAAATCGACTTCCAAGTATGCGAATTCGCCGTCTTCATCAACGACTTCGTCTACGAAACAGTTTCATGAAGCGTTAGGTGATAATCTGAGTTCTCCAGCTTCATCAGCTAGAAGCAAGCTACAACATGGTTACTCGGAGAGTTTGCCGTTGAGTTCAGAGAGATCGAAAGAGAATGTCACTGTGACTGTTCGATTCCGGCCTCTCAG TCCGAGGGAAATACGGCAAGGGGAGGAGATTGCGTGGTATGCGGACGGAGAAACAATTGTGAGGAACGAGCATACTCCGGCGACAGCTTATGCATATG ATCGGGTGTTTGGGCCTACCACAACAACACGTCATGTATATGATATTGCAGCTCATCATGTTGTTGGTGGAGCTATGGAAGGTGTTAATG GGACTATTTTTGCATATGGTGTTACAAGTAGTGGGAAGACTCACACTATGCAT GGAGATCAGAGGTCTCCAGGAATTATCCCATTGACAGTAAAAGATGCTTTCAGTATAATTCAAGAG ACTCCTAGTCGTGAATTTCTCCTTCGTGTCTCATATTTGGAAATTTATAACGAG GTTGTTAACGATTTGTTGAATCCAGCAGGACAAAATTTAAGAATAAGGGAGGATAATCAG GGAACCTTTGTTGAAGGTATAAAGGAAGAAGTTGTGTTATCTCCTGCTCATGCCCTTTCCCTCATTGCAGCAGGAGAAG AGCACAGACATGTCGGTTCAACAAATTTTAATTTGCTCAGCAGCAGAAGTCACACAATATTTACATTG ACAATAGAGAGTAGCCCTTGTGGTGAAAATGGTGATGGTGGGGATGTTAACTTGTCACAATTG AACCTCATAGATTTAGCAGGTTCTGAGAGCTCAAAAGCTGAAACTACAGGTGTTCGTAGAAAAGAAGGATCTTATATAAATAAAAGTCTGCTAACCCTTGGAACT GTTATATCAAAATTAACAGATGCAAGATCAGCTCATGTGCCATATAGGGACTCAAAGTTAACTAGGCTCCTTCAATCTTCATTAAGTGGACATGGAAGAGTATCT CTTATTTGCACTGTCACTCCCTCATCAAGCAATTCAGAGGAGACACATAATACATTAAAATTCGCGCATCGTGCAAAACATATAGAAATTCAAACAGCACAAAACAAG ATAATTGATGAGAAATCGCTTATAAAGAAATACCAAAATGAAATTCGATTATTAAAGGAGGAGCTAGAACATTTGAAGAGTGGCATTGTGGTAATTCCTCAGATAAAGGATAACACCGGAGGAGATGATATCTTTCTTCTTAAACAAAAG CTAGAAGATGGTCAAATGAAGCTGCAATCAAGATTGGAGCAAGAAGAAGAAGCTAAAGCTGCTTTGTTAAGCCGAATACAAAGGTTGACCAAATTAATCCTAGTCTCCACAAAGTCAACTCCCGCCTCTAgattttctcatcgcccaaatttaCGAAGACGCCATTCCTTTGGGGAAGAAGAG CTGGCATATCTTCCGCATCGAAAACGTGACTTAATTTTGGAAGATGAAGACACAGAGTTATATGTTTCGCTTGATGGAAGTGTGGaaaataatgaaaatgcatcGAAAGAAGAGAAAAAGACCAAAAAACCCGGATTACTTAACTGGTTGAAACCACGG aaacgaGACAGTATATCTGGGGCTAGTGATAAATCCAGTGGTGCAAAGTCTATGAGTACACCTTCAACTCCTCCAACAGATAATCATCTTCATAATCTTCCTATTGAATCCAGACATTCACACTCTTTGCAAACTGAAACCAGATATTCTGAATTCTCATCAGAGGCCAGATTAGATGAAGAAATTAACAATGAGGATGCTTTTTTGCAACAAGAAAGTTCTCTA ATCAGCATAAAGACAATTGACCAAATTGACCTCCTTAGAGAGCAGCAAAAGATTTTTTCTGAGGAGATTGCAATCCATTTAAGTGCTCTAAAGCGATTGTCACCTGAGGCTGCAAGTGAGAGGGAATTTATAAAT GTGGAGATTAACCGATTAAATGAACAAATCGAACTGAAAAATGATCAAATTAAACTCCTCCAAGACAAAATTGCTAATACTGTTGATGAAGTTGAAAAAACACGA CCTGTTTCTGAACTAGAACTAGAAGCACAACTAAACGAGAAGTCCTTTCAGCTTGAG GTCAAATCTGGGGATAATCGAGTACTTCAAGAGCAGCTCAGCGAAAAG ATTAATGAATGTGAAGAACTGCAAAATACAGTTAATTCCTTGAAAGAACAGCTTTCTGAAATTAATCCCgagaaaaatgaaaaaacaacTTTGCTTTGTGAAGCTCAG GCACTTGAGATCGAAGAACTAAAACACAAAGTGAGTGAGTTGACCGAGTCAAACGAGCAGTTAGAAAGCCGTAACAAAAAACTAGCAGAAGACAGCTCATATGCAAAAGGCTTAGCTTCAGCAGCAGCAGTGGAACTGAAAGCCCTATCAGAAGAAGTTGCAAAACTCATGAACCACAACGAGAAACTATCAGCCGAGTTGGCGTCACACAAGAACTCCCCGCTCCAGCGCAGCAGACCAATGGGGTCCACCAAGAACGGACATGGACGTAAAGATCACATCACCAATAATTTCAGACAGAGAGAAgtgcataataataataataataataataataataataataataataataataataatacacaaGCGGAATTGAAAAGAGAGCTTGCGTTGCGTAGGGAAAGGGAATTGAATTACGAAGCAGTGCTGTCTGAAAAGGATGAGAGGGAACTGGAATTGCAACGAACGGTTGAGGAATCCAAACAGAGGGAAGCGTATCTTGAAAATGAGTTGGCCAATATGTGGATTCTTGTGGCCAAGTTGAAGAAAGGGGATTCCGAGGAGTCCAGTGGGGGGGATGGGTTTGAGTCTCAGAGGTGGAATGGAATTTTGGGGAAAGAAAGGAATTTGTATGAGTAA